GCTCCGGCGATGAAGGCGAGGGCCGCCAGTGGCGCCAGCAGCACGGCGATGGCGTTTGCCAGCCCGCCGAACACGACCATCGCTCCGGCGAGAACCCCGGCAACCAGCAGGATGCCCTTGGTGAGGCGCGGATTTTCGGCGGCCCACTGCCGCATCCAGTTAATAATCCCAACCGCCTTCTGCGCGAGAAATTCAACCGTCGGCAGCAGCTGCTCGCCGAGTTCGGTTCTGAGTGCGCCAAATGCGCTCCGTGCCTGGGCAACCGCGCCTCCGGCGGTGTTGAGCTGGTCCTGATATTCCTTGCCGGTTGAACTCGCATAGGCGCTGGCATCGCCCACGATGCGGAAGCTGTTTTCCAGCTGGTCGAGGTTGGCGAGCAGGGGCGTCATGGTCTTTGCGGCATCCGGGCCGAACAGGCTGTTCAGGGTTGCCGCCTGCTTGTCCGGGGCGAGCGTCGACGCGCGCTTCATCACGTCGAGAATGGTGCCGGAGGCGTCGGTTTTCATGCCCTTGCCGACCGTCGCCGCATCGAGGCCGAGCGCGCGAAATCCTTCCTGCTGGGCTCTGGTCGCCGCTCCGCCGCGCGTCAGGGCGGTCATCATGTTCTCGATGGCATTCGCGCCCGCATCCGCATCAACGCCTTCTCCGCTCAGCACGTGGCTGAGGGCCGCGATCTGCGGCGCGGTCTTGCCGGCCATCTTGTCGAGCCCGTCGATGCGGCCGATCATGTCCGTCATCGCCTGGCCGTTTGCGCCGTAGGCATTGTTCAGGGCGTTGATCTGGTCGCCGAAGCGCGCCGCCTCCGCGCGCCCAAGGCCGAAGGCGGTGCGCCATTGGGTCATGGCCGCGCCTGCCGCCTCGGCGGGGATGTTCAGCGCAACGGACAGCTTCGCCGCATCCTCGGTCAGGCCCAGCAACTCTTCCCGCCCAACGCCGGCCTGCGCGGCCGAGGCGGCAATCCGGGCAAGGGCATCGCCAGCCACCGGCACGCGGGCCGAGAGATCAAGAATATCATGCGACATGGCGGCGAAGGCATCAGGCGTCGGAAAACTCACCGCCTGCCGCACTCCGGCCATGGCGGTCTCGAACGTCATGGCCTCGCTTGCAGCAGCCACGAGGGGCGCGCCGATGGCCACGCCTGTCTGGAGCGAGGCCGCGCCCACCGCGGCCAGGCCAGAGGCGCCCTGCCGCACCTTCCCGAAGGCCGCCCGCCCGGCCGCCAGCCGCTGGCTCCGCCTGGTTGCCGTCTCGGCGCGGCTGGCCTGCTCCGCGAAGGTTTCATTGGCCTGCGCCGTCTGGGCGCGCAGCTTTTTCTGCCCGTCCACCAGCCGGGTCGTCGAGATGCCGGCGGCCGACAGCCGGTTGCGAACCTCCTGCAGCCGCCCGGCCTGCGCCTGATGCTCCGCCTTCAGGCTTGCGGCGGCGCGGCGGGCATCGTCGAACCTGGCCTGAAGCGTCTGCGCCGGGGCGCCAGCCGTCTGCATCTGGCGGGCAAGCGAGGCAACCTGCCCCTGGGCCGCGCGCATCGCCTGCTCGGTTTGCCTCATGCCCAGCTTGAGCGTTCGGAACTCCCCGATGTCCGCCTGCGTCCGGTTGAGCGCGCGCAGCTGTTCCTGCGTCTCCCGCAGGGCCTTGGTGGCCCGGTCCGAGCCGCCGGCGATTTCGCGCAGCGGTGTGTTCGTCTTGTCCAGCGCTTCAAACAGCACGCGAATACGCAGGTCGCGGTCCATGTCGGGCTCCTTCGGCAGGCGGGGTGGCGCGCGCGGCGGCGCGGGCGCGCCAGGCCATCAGCTCGCTGACGGCCATGGCGCTCATCTCGGAGAGACTCCAGTGAAAGACACAGGCGATGTCGGCCATGGCCTCGTCTACGCTTGCGGCAAGGCCGCCCTGATCCGCTTCGGCAGCAAAAAATCCACCACCTCCGTGCCCATCTGCATCAGGTCGGACGGGTCGAGCTCCGCCACATCCTGCTTGGTCAGCATCGGCGTGGTGATGCGCGGCAGCAGCGTCTCGAGCGCGGCATAGTCCAGTTCGCTCAGGCTCCGCAGGTTCAACCCGCGCAGCTCGCCCGCCTTGGGGCGGCGCACCTGAATGGTCTCGAGGGTCTGCTCGCCGCGCACCAGCGGGCGGTCGAGCGTCACGGTGCGGGTTGCGGTGTCATTCATCGCTTCGGCAAATTCGGTCATGGGTCAGGGCTCCGGATAAAAAGTCATGGGGAAAAAGGCGCTCCCGCCCGCGGGGGCGGGAGCCAGTGGCAGGGAGGCGTTAAAGGCCGATGGCTTCGCGCACGGCGGCGAGACGGTCGCTG
The window above is part of the Pedomonas mirosovicensis genome. Proteins encoded here:
- a CDS encoding phage tail tape measure protein, coding for MDRDLRIRVLFEALDKTNTPLREIAGGSDRATKALRETQEQLRALNRTQADIGEFRTLKLGMRQTEQAMRAAQGQVASLARQMQTAGAPAQTLQARFDDARRAAASLKAEHQAQAGRLQEVRNRLSAAGISTTRLVDGQKKLRAQTAQANETFAEQASRAETATRRSQRLAAGRAAFGKVRQGASGLAAVGAASLQTGVAIGAPLVAAASEAMTFETAMAGVRQAVSFPTPDAFAAMSHDILDLSARVPVAGDALARIAASAAQAGVGREELLGLTEDAAKLSVALNIPAEAAGAAMTQWRTAFGLGRAEAARFGDQINALNNAYGANGQAMTDMIGRIDGLDKMAGKTAPQIAALSHVLSGEGVDADAGANAIENMMTALTRGGAATRAQQEGFRALGLDAATVGKGMKTDASGTILDVMKRASTLAPDKQAATLNSLFGPDAAKTMTPLLANLDQLENSFRIVGDASAYASSTGKEYQDQLNTAGGAVAQARSAFGALRTELGEQLLPTVEFLAQKAVGIINWMRQWAAENPRLTKGILLVAGVLAGAMVVFGGLANAIAVLLAPLAALAFIAGALGIGLLPLIGIVLAVIAAIAALAAIVYLLYDNWDGITAYFSNLWAQVTASFTGALASLSALWANFRTFGANLIQGVIDGVLGKLAALKETLLGAANGAKDWFKEALGIHSPSRVFAELGGQTMAGLTQGLAASEQGPLNRVSSLAQRMTDAMAVGAATAGLVATPAMAQPGAAGIGSAGPAVTYTITVNAPAGGSGQDIALAVRAEIERLERERAARARSAYRDTL
- a CDS encoding GpE family phage tail protein; the encoded protein is MADIACVFHWSLSEMSAMAVSELMAWRARAAARATPPAEGARHGPRPAYSRAV
- a CDS encoding phage tail assembly protein, which produces MTEFAEAMNDTATRTVTLDRPLVRGEQTLETIQVRRPKAGELRGLNLRSLSELDYAALETLLPRITTPMLTKQDVAELDPSDLMQMGTEVVDFLLPKRIRAALPQA